GCCTTGTCGGTGCCGAGCAGTTGCCCATGGCCGATCTCTCCGGTCGCAAGCCGCACGGTGGCGCGTGAAACGGTGGCCTCGCCGAGGTTGAAAGGATCGCCGCCGCCGCCGATCTTGCCGCGCACCATGACGAGCCCGGTTTCCGGACCGCGCACCGGCGCGACCTCCGGCTTGTCGTCGATCGCATCCCAGGCCATGGAAAGTTCGCCGAGCGTGGCGCGCGCCAGAAGCCGCATGCCTTCCCGGCGCTGAGCGATGCCTTCATCACTTGTCTTAGCTGCGTCCATCATCTCACTCCAAAATGTCTATTGATCTAGACAACTATACATCTTATACCTTTCCATAGCCTTCGCAAATGACAGGCTTGTGACATTTGCCAAGAAACCGGCGGCGAAGAAGTGGGGCGAAGAAGATGGTGGCGAAGGTCGTCGAACGGCAGATGGGTGTGGCGCTATGGCGGCAGATTGCCGACAGGATACGGCTGGCGATCAGCAACGGTGACTATGACGCGACCGGCATGGTGCCGCCGGAGACGGCCCTTGCAGCGGAATTCGGCGTCAATCGCCACACCGTGCGCAGCGCGCTGGCAGCACTCGCGGAAGAAGGTCTGGTGCGGGCGGTGCAGGGGCGCGGCACGATGATCGAGCGCAAGGATCGTGTGAGCTATCCGATCTCGCGGCGCACTCGCTTCTCGCAAGGTCTCGGCCGCCAGGTGAAGGAAATCGGAACCGAGCTCCGGGGGCATCGCCAAGTGTCGGCAAGCGGCGAAATCGCCGCTGCGCTTGGCGTTCCCCCGGGCACCCCTCTCATCGAGCTCAGCACCGTCAGCAGCGGCGACGGGCGGCCGCTTTCGACGGCGGTCAGCTACTACCCCGCCGAGCGCTTTGCGAGGATGGCGGAGGAATATGGGCGGCTCGGATCGGTCACCAAGGCCTTTGCCGTGCATGGGCTCGACGACTACGTCCGGGTCTCGACGGAGATCGTCGCGCGGCACGCGGACGCAGAGGAACTCTCGCTTCTGAAACTCTCGCCGGGGGCGATCGTCATGGAGACGCAATCGATCAATGCGGATCTCGGAGGCCGCCCGGTCGAATATTCGCGAACGCGCTTTGCCGCCGACCGGATGAAGCTCCGGATCGAGACTTGAACTCGGCCGGACGGCGCGGACTACACGTTTCGCCGCCTGCCTTCGATCAGATCCAGCACGGCGCGCGCGGCGTCGAGCACCTGGGTGCCGGGTCCGAAGACGGCGGCGACGCCGTTCTCCATCAGATAATCATAGTCCTGCCGGGGAATGACACCGCCGCAGACGACGATAATGTCCTCGCCGCCGCGCTTCTTCAGTGCCTCTGCGAGTTGCGGCATCAGCGTCCTGTGGCCGGCGGCAAGCGATGAAACGCCGATTACGGTGACCTCTTCGGCGAGCGCCAGATCGGCGGCTTCTTCCGGCGTCTGGAACAAGGGGCCTGCGACGACATCGAAGCCGATATCGCCGAAGGCGGATGCGATCACCTTGGCGCCGCGGTCGTGTCCGTCCTGGCCGAGCTTGGCTACCATGATCTTCGGCTTGTGGCCGAGCCGCTTCGTCGCTTCCCCGAGCCGTCCGGCGAGTACGCCGAGTTCCGGATCTCCTTCATAAGCCTTGCCGTAGATGTCGGTGACGACTTCCGGAATGGCGGTGTAATCGCCGAAAGCCTCCCGCATGGCATCGGTGATTTCGCCGACGGTGGCGCGCGCCCGGGCGGCCTCGACGGCGGCGGCGAGCAGATTGCCCTTGCCGCTGCGCGCCACGTCGGCCAGCGCGTCCAGCGCTTCCTTCATCTTCCGTGAGTCCCGCCGGCGCCTCGTCTCCTCGATCCGCTTGATCTGAGCCGCCCGAACTGCGGCATTGTCGATCTGGAGGATGTCGATCGGCTGCTCGTTCTCGAGCCGGTACCGGTTGACGCCGACGATGACCTCCTCGCCCCGGTCTACGGCCGCCTGGCGCCGGGTCGCGGCCTCTTCGATCAGCCGCTTCGGCAGGCCGGCATTGACGGCCTTCGTCATGCCGCCCAGCGCCTCCACTTCCTCGATCAGGGCCCAGGCCTTTTCGGCAAGCTCGTTCGTCAGGCTCTCGACGTAATAGGAGCCGGCAAGCGGGTCGACGACCTTCGTCACGCCGGTCTCGTGCTGCAGGATCAATTGCGTGTTGCGGGCGATGCGGGCGGAGAAATCCGTCGGAAGCGCCATCGCCTCGTCGAAGGAATTGGTGTGAAGCGATTGTGTGCCGCCGAGCACGGCCGACATCGCCTCGAAGGCGGTGCGGACGATGTTGTTATAGGGGTCCTGTTCCTGAAGCGACACGCCCGACGTCTGGCAATGAGTGCGCAGCATCAGGGAGGACGTCTTCTCGGGCTTGAACTCCTTCATGATCCGCGTCCAGAGGAGCCGTGCCGCGCGCAACTTCGCCGCCTCCATGAAGAAGTTCATGCCGATTGCGAAGAAGAAGGAGAGCCGGCCGGCGAAGTCGTCGACGTTGAGCCCCTTGGCGAGTGCCGCGCGTACATATTCGCGCCCGTCGGCAAGGGTGAAGGCGAGTTCCTGCACGAGCGTCGCGCCGGCCTCCTGCATGTGATAGCCGGAGATCGAGATCGAATTGAACTTCGGCATCTCCTTCGCCGTATATTCGATGATGTCGGCGACGATCCGCATCGAGGGTTCCGGCGGATAGATGTAGGTGTTGCGGACCATGAACTCCTTGAGGATGTCGTTCTGAATGGTCCCGGAGAGCTTGTCGCGGCTGACGCCCTGTTCCTCGCCGGCAACGATGAAGGAGGCGAGGATCGGGATCACCGCACCGTTCATGGTCATGGACACGGAAATCCTGTCGAGCGGGATGCCGTCGAACAGGATCTTCATGTCCTCCACCGAGTCGATCGCGACCCCGGCCTTGCCGACATCCCCTTCGACGCGCGGGTGGTCGCTGTCATAGCCGCGGTGCGTGGCGAGATCGAAGGCGACAGAGACGCCCTGCTGGCCGGCGGCGAGGTTCCTGCGATAGAAGGCGTTGGACGCCTCGGCCGTCGAGAAGCCGGCATATTGCCGGATCGTCCAGGGCCGCCCTGCATACATGGTGGCCCGCGGGCCGCGCACGAAGGGTTCGAAGCCGGGGAGCGCGTTCAGATGACCGATGCCGGAGATGTCGTCGTTCGTATAGAGCGGCTTGACGTCGATGCCCTCGGGCGTGTGCCAGACGAGGCTTTCGGGGGAGGCCTTGAGTTCTTTTTCGGCAAGGGCTTCCCAGTCCTTGATGGTCTTGTCGGTCATTGTTTCACTCCGAATAGCTTTGGCCGGGGCTTGGCCCTCATCGGTACCGATGAAACCGCAAGCCCCTCATCCGCCTGCCGGCACCTTCTCCCCGCAAGCGGGGCGAAGGAGACCCGCGGCGCAGTCTTAAATCCGCTCTCCCCGCGTGCGGGGAGAGGGCTAGGGTGAGGGGCAAAGCTGCCGCTCCTCACGGCGGCATCTCAGCGCCTCCTCAACGCTGCACCATCACTCGAACTCCATGATCAACTCGTCCACCGCGAGGCTCGCGCCGGCTTCGATCGCCACGCGCTTCACGATCGCACGCTTTTCCGCCCGCAGAATATTCTCCATCTTCATCGCCTCGACGACGGCAATCGCCTGTCCGGCCTCGACCGTGTCGCCGGGCTTGACGCTGATCGAGGTCACCACCCCGGGCATTGGGCAGAGCAGCATCTTGGACGTGTCGGGCGGAAGCTTCTTCGGCATCAGGCGGGCGAGCTCGGCGACGCGAGGGCTTCTGACCCTTGCGACGACGTCGATCCCTCGCCAACGCAACCTTATGCCCGGGCCGGCGAGCTCGACCTTTACGCTCATGGGCTGATTGTCGATGTTGAAAGCGGCGCGGGTGCGGCCGGGGGCCCAGTCGGTTGCGACGGAAACGGATGTCCCGTCGGCAAAGCGGACATAGGTGCCGTCGGCGGAAGCCTCGCATGTGATCTGAATG
The genomic region above belongs to Sinorhizobium meliloti and contains:
- the phnG gene encoding phosphonate C-P lyase system protein PhnG; the protein is MDAAKTSDEGIAQRREGMRLLARATLGELSMAWDAIDDKPEVAPVRGPETGLVMVRGKIGGGGDPFNLGEATVSRATVRLATGEIGHGQLLGTDKARARFAAIFDALFQSAAHRASVEALHEQVAARLDAEDRRKAEETAATRVDFFTMVRGED
- the phnF gene encoding phosphonate metabolism transcriptional regulator PhnF, which produces MVAKVVERQMGVALWRQIADRIRLAISNGDYDATGMVPPETALAAEFGVNRHTVRSALAALAEEGLVRAVQGRGTMIERKDRVSYPISRRTRFSQGLGRQVKEIGTELRGHRQVSASGEIAAALGVPPGTPLIELSTVSSGDGRPLSTAVSYYPAERFARMAEEYGRLGSVTKAFAVHGLDDYVRVSTEIVARHADAEELSLLKLSPGAIVMETQSINADLGGRPVEYSRTRFAADRMKLRIET
- the scpA gene encoding methylmalonyl-CoA mutase, with the translated sequence MTDKTIKDWEALAEKELKASPESLVWHTPEGIDVKPLYTNDDISGIGHLNALPGFEPFVRGPRATMYAGRPWTIRQYAGFSTAEASNAFYRRNLAAGQQGVSVAFDLATHRGYDSDHPRVEGDVGKAGVAIDSVEDMKILFDGIPLDRISVSMTMNGAVIPILASFIVAGEEQGVSRDKLSGTIQNDILKEFMVRNTYIYPPEPSMRIVADIIEYTAKEMPKFNSISISGYHMQEAGATLVQELAFTLADGREYVRAALAKGLNVDDFAGRLSFFFAIGMNFFMEAAKLRAARLLWTRIMKEFKPEKTSSLMLRTHCQTSGVSLQEQDPYNNIVRTAFEAMSAVLGGTQSLHTNSFDEAMALPTDFSARIARNTQLILQHETGVTKVVDPLAGSYYVESLTNELAEKAWALIEEVEALGGMTKAVNAGLPKRLIEEAATRRQAAVDRGEEVIVGVNRYRLENEQPIDILQIDNAAVRAAQIKRIEETRRRRDSRKMKEALDALADVARSGKGNLLAAAVEAARARATVGEITDAMREAFGDYTAIPEVVTDIYGKAYEGDPELGVLAGRLGEATKRLGHKPKIMVAKLGQDGHDRGAKVIASAFGDIGFDVVAGPLFQTPEEAADLALAEEVTVIGVSSLAAGHRTLMPQLAEALKKRGGEDIIVVCGGVIPRQDYDYLMENGVAAVFGPGTQVLDAARAVLDLIEGRRRNV